Proteins encoded together in one Triticum dicoccoides isolate Atlit2015 ecotype Zavitan chromosome 7B, WEW_v2.0, whole genome shotgun sequence window:
- the LOC119338831 gene encoding sodium/hydrogen exchanger 6-like produces MAAGAAPQGAPTVEEQEEAAGVGILLQISMLVLAFVLSHLLRRRRVYYLPEASASLLIGLIVGGLASVSNAQKSTRRWFNFREELFFLFLLPPIIFQSGFSLAPKPFFSNFGAIITFAIVGTLIASIVTGVLVYLAGLIHLVYRMPLVECMMFGALVSATDPVTVLSIFQELGTDVNLYALVFGESVLNDAMAISLYRTMASLRTNASSQNIFIVILRFLENFFGSMSTGVGAGFISALLFKYSTLGVENLYNLESCLFVLFPYFSYMLAEGFGLSGIVSILFTGVVMKRYTFSNLSEDSQRFTAALFHLLSSLAETFVFIYMGFDIAMERQSWSHIGFIFFSVIFILVARAANVFSCAFLVNMVRPPQRQISRQYQQALWYSGLRGAMAFALALQSVHDLPDGHGQTILSATISIVVLTVLLIGGSTSTMLEALHVVGDGNDGRRPSSLEDQENYEGNNNAGNIELGNEERTSTTSKFKLKLQEIQKNTTSLAALDRNYLTPFFTSQNGDSDDDEHGPNGAPRRSNQLQDLESHGLPTRETG; encoded by the exons atggcggcgggggcggcgccgcAGGGGGCGCCGACggtggaggagcaggaggaggcggcgggggtgGGGATCCTGCTGCAGATATCGATGCTGGTGCTGGCGTTCGTGCTCAgccacctcctccgccgccgcagGGTCTACTACCTCCCCGAGGCCAGCGCGTCGCTCCTCATCG GGTTGATCGTGGGAGGGCTTGCTAGCGTATCTAACGCCCAGAAAAGTACAAG GAGATGGTTCAATTTCCGGGAGGAGCTCTTCTTTCTGTTCTTGCTGCCTCCTATCATATT CCAGTCCGGCTTCAGCTTAGCACCA AAACCATTCTTCTCAAACTTTGGTGCTATTATTACTTTTGCAATCGTTGGAACCTTAATTGCCTCCATTGTCACCGGTGTTTTAGT CTACCTTGCTGGGTTAATACATCTTGTCTATAGGATGCCTCTGGTTGAGTGTATGATGTTTGGTGCCCTTGTGTCAGCAACTGATCCTGTAACTGTGCTGTCGATATTTCAG GAACTTGGCACGGATGTGAACCTCTATGCGCTGGTTTTCGGTGAATCTGTGCTAAATGATGCT atggcaatCTCCTTGTACAG GACTATGGCATCTCTGAGGACGAATGCTTCTAGCCAAAACATTTTCATAGTTATCTTAAGGTTTCTTGAGAACTTCTTTGGGTCAATGTCAACAG GTGTTGGAGCTGGATTTATTTCTGCTCTC CTCTTCAAGTATTCAACACTCGGTGTTGAGAA CCTTTATAACCTCGAGAGCTGCTTGTTTGTGCTTTTCCCATACTTCTC GTACATGCTAGCTGAAGGCTTTGGTCTGTCTGGCATAGTCTCAATACTCTTTACTGGAGTC GTGATGAAGAGATACACATTCTCAAACTTGTCAGAGGACTCCCAGCGTTTCACTGCTGCACTTTTCCATCTGCTTTCGTCATTAGCAGAAACTTTTGT ATTCATATATATGGGATTTGATATTGCGATGGAGCGTCAAAGCTGGTCACACATTGGGTTCATATTTTTCTCAGTT atcttcatATTAGTTGCAAG GGCTGCAAATGTTTTCTCGTGTGCTTTCTTGGTAAATATGGTACGGCCACCTCAGCGGCAAATATCCAGGCAATATCAACAGGCACTTTGGTATAGTG GTCTTAGAGGGGCTATGGCTTTTGCCCTTGCTCTTCAATCTGTTCATGATCTTCCTGACGGCCATGGACAGACAATTTTGAGTGCTACCATATCTATTGTTGTTCTAACA GTACTTCTGATTGGAGGCTCAACAAGCACAATGCTTGAAGCTCTGCATGTTGTGGGAGATGGTAATGATGGTCGTCGCCCTTCTTCACTTGAG GACCAGGAGAACTATGAGGGGAACAATAATGCGGGCAACATAGAATTGGGCAATGAAGAGCGGACTTCTACCACAAGCAAATTCAAACTGAAACTCCAAGAAATCCAGAAAAA CACGACCTCCTTGGCCGCATTGGACAGAAACTACCTCACTCCATTTTTCACATCTCAAAACGgcgatagcgatgacgacgaacatGGTCCTA ACGGAGCGCCGCGGAGATCTAACCAGCTGCAAGACCTGGAGAGCCATGGATTACCGACTCGAGAGACGGGCTGA
- the LOC119341569 gene encoding uncharacterized protein LOC119341569: MAPRRAVPSRSVAPLGRPPASGRAVAPRRAARAAAALPAVPASSAIPLVRKRKRDGFFPFLSSVETARNRKRCKFLLKRLRAHNKGEHTLASPLHPDWVGFSLDEVGILKAFYPKRSYYGGPDYRCNRCQASFWWRERVKSQSAITKRRVAYNNCCKAGKVFVKPFEKPPSFLADLLDYKGPPRSLKFIKQIRQYNCLFAFTSMGAKINRSINDGGGPKIFKINGQVCHRIGSLLPNEGDSPKYAELYIHDRENEVSNRIQALSQQNETGAGLDKEIVKGLMQMLDANNSLVKKFRMASEILKNNKHEVISIRLIAPRENDSAQFNLPATDELAALVYGEFTLEAPCRDLIIRTKADHLCRISSLDTTYMPLQYPLLFPYGERGFQLGVRYIDSDSDDPNKRVKMTMQDFYCFCSHYKPEQHNPYLCCGLLSSQAAIDF, from the exons ATGGCTCCGCGTCGGGCTGTTCCCTCACGTTCTGTTGCTCCTttggggaggcctcctgcttcgggGCGTGCGGTTGCCCCGCGCAGggctgctcgtgctgctgctgcatTGCCTGCTGTCCCGGCCAGCTCTGCCATTCCCCTTGTTCGGAAGAGGAAGC GAGATGGCTTCTTTCCTTTCCTATCTTCTGTTGAGACTGCACGGAATCGTAAGAGGTGCAAGTTCTTGTTGAAAAGACTACGCGCTCATAACAAGGGTG AGCATACCCTTGCGTCGCCTCTGCATCCTGATTGGGTTGGGTTTTCTCTTGACGAAGTGGGCATACTTAAAG CTTTTTATCCAAAAAGGTCATACTATGGAGGTCCAGACTACCGATGCAACCGCTGCCAGGCTAGCTTTTGGTGGCGCGAGAGGGTTAAGTCACAGTCTGCTATCACCAAAAGACGAGTGGCCTACAACAACTGTTGTAAGGCTGGGAAGGTCTTCGTTAAACCCTTTGAAAAACCACCTTCGTTCTTAGCAGATCTGCTTGATTATAAAGGCCCGCCCCGCAGCTTAAAGTTTATTAAGCAAATACGCCAGTACAATTGCCTGTTTGCTTTTACATCTATGGGGGCAAAAATTAACCGATCTATAAACGATGGTGGAGGTCCAAAGATTTTTAAAATTAATGGTCAAGTTTGTCATCGTATAGGATCGCTGCTTCCAAATGAGGGTGATTCTCCCAAATATGCAGAGTTATACATACATGACAGAGAAAATGAGGTTAGCAATAGGATCCAGGCCTTAAGTCAGCAGAATGAAACTGGCGCTGGGTTAGATAAGGAGATTGTGAAGGGTCTTATGCAGATGCTTGATGCAAATAATTCTTTGGTCAAAAAATTCCGTATGGCCAGCGAGATATTGAAAAATAATAAACATGAGGTGATTTCAATAAGGCTTATAGCTCCTAGAGAAAATGATAGCGCACAGTTTAATTTGCCTGCAACTGATGAGCTAGCAGCTTTGGTTTATGGTGAGTTTACATTGGAGGCGCCATGTAGAGACCTGATAATACGCACTAAAGCAGATCATCTTTGTCGTATTTCCTCTTTAGATACTACTTACATGCCTTTGCAATATCCTTTGTTGTTCCCGTACGGTGAACGTGGCTTTCAGCTCGGTGTGCGCTATATTGATTCTGATAGTGATGACCCAAACAAGAGGGTTAAAATGACCATGCAAGACTTCTATTGCTTCTGCTCGCATTATAAACCAGAACAACATAATCCATATCTATGTTGTGGTCTGTTGTCATCACAGGCTGCTATTGATTTCTGA